In Glandiceps talaboti chromosome 6, keGlaTala1.1, whole genome shotgun sequence, one DNA window encodes the following:
- the LOC144436971 gene encoding polycystin-1-like protein 3, which produces MHSKERYHFVCYEWFGDKKGQQMERILSLSDGCQLAGFRHLFSNNVRLNDDYLWGSLFSRPLPSNFTRVQRLSCCTAALCLSMITNAMFFNTADRVDATKVVTLGPLRFSLGTLYIAFISSLITMPATMLMPILFLKSRRYNTVTPIQEHSTDETTNEDSPKPPLSPAWAGVSFFRRHFCPASLSSRTV; this is translated from the exons ATGCATTCAAAAGAAAG ATATCACTTTGTCTGTTATGAATGGTTTGGTGACAAAAAGGGTCAACAGATGGAGCGAATTTTATCACTATCCGATGGTTGCCAATTGGCTGGTTTCCGTCATCTCTTTTCAAACAATGTGCGCTTAAATGATGACTACCTGTGGGGTTCACTCTTCAGCCGACCATTGCCGAGTAACTTTACCCGAGTGCAAAGACTGTCGTGCTGTACAGCTGCCCTGTGTCTATCCATGATCACAAATGCTATGTTCTTTAATACAGCAGATAGAGTAGACGCGACAAAGGTGGTCACCCTAGGTCCATTAAGATTTTCACTCGGTACTTTGTACATCGCTTTTATTAGCTCCTTGATCACCATGCCAGCGACTATGCTGATGCCGATACTCTTCCTGAAGTCGAGAcggtacaatacagtgacacCGATACAAGAACACAGCACAGACGAGACTACTAACGAGGATTCCCCTAAGCCGCCACTGAGTCCAGCTTGGGCTGGTGTATCGTTTTTTCGTCGGCATTTTTGTCCTGCTTCTTTGTCGTCTCGTACAGTCTAG